The Beijerinckiaceae bacterium genome has a window encoding:
- a CDS encoding invasion-associated locus B family protein translates to MPFSLKCFVAAGLAGFALMAGTDAFAQAKKPAQPGQAAPAPAQPAAPAPAQGEAAPAQQQPQQQAPQGPIKVDLVPTQNDWTKVCGKDPNANKEICYTTRDFSSQAGQPPVLALAVYDIKGDDTRVIRLLVPVGLMLRPGFRFAIDKGPLAEGAFEICFPNGCFAEAKVKGPTIDQLKKGSVLSVAVKNQVNNEITFAIPVAGFGRAFDGPPIDPKVLEEQQKKLQEELQKRAEDERKRLEAAKPADGGAAAPAAPAAPAPAGK, encoded by the coding sequence ATGCCCTTCTCGTTGAAATGCTTCGTCGCGGCCGGCTTGGCTGGCTTCGCCTTGATGGCGGGCACCGATGCTTTCGCACAGGCAAAGAAACCCGCCCAACCGGGCCAGGCGGCGCCGGCACCGGCCCAACCTGCTGCTCCCGCGCCCGCGCAAGGTGAGGCCGCACCGGCGCAACAGCAGCCGCAGCAGCAAGCCCCGCAAGGTCCGATCAAGGTCGATCTGGTTCCGACCCAAAATGATTGGACCAAGGTTTGCGGCAAGGATCCGAACGCGAACAAGGAAATTTGTTATACAACGCGCGATTTCAGTTCGCAGGCTGGGCAGCCGCCGGTCCTGGCATTGGCGGTCTATGACATCAAAGGTGACGACACGCGGGTCATCCGTCTGTTGGTTCCAGTCGGTCTGATGTTGCGTCCGGGCTTCCGTTTCGCCATCGATAAGGGTCCCTTGGCGGAAGGTGCCTTTGAAATCTGCTTCCCGAACGGATGTTTTGCCGAAGCCAAGGTCAAAGGCCCGACCATCGACCAGCTCAAGAAGGGCTCCGTCCTCAGCGTCGCGGTCAAGAATCAGGTCAACAACGAGATTACATTTGCGATTCCGGTCGCGGGCTTCGGTCGTGCGTTCGACGGTCCCCCGATTGATCCAAAGGTGCTCGAAGAGCAGCAGAAGAAACTGCAGGAGGAACTGCAGAAACGGGCCGAAGACGAGCGCAAGCGCCTCGAAGCGGCGAAACCCGCCGATGGCGGAGCTGCCGCACCAGCGGCGCCGGCCGCGCCAGCACCCGCGGGCAAATAG
- a CDS encoding acetylornithine transaminase (catalyzes the formation of N-acetyl-l-glutamate 5-semialdehyde from 2-oxoglutarate and N(2)-acetyl-L-ornithine), protein MTSSLLPTYARYKLAFERGDGAWLTSTTGERFLDFGGGIAVASLGYSHPHLIAALNEQGAKLWHTSNLFEIPQAERLATRLVAVSFADYVFFTNSGAEAVEGAIKTARKYHAVNGHPEKFHIITFAGAFHGRTLATIAAAGNPKYLEGFGPKMEGFETVPFGDIAAVKAAIGPQTGAILIEPIQGEGGIRMAEPPFLRALRDLCDRHGLLLMFDEVQTGVGRTGKLFAYELCDVKPDIMAIAKGLGGGFPLGAFLSTREAAKGMTIGTHGTTFGGNPLATSIGNAVLDIVLEPGFIDHVAAMGLKLKQRLAELKDRHSAVIAEIRGVGLMQGIALRVPVNDFAAAGRAEGILVIPAAENVARLLPPLIIGETEIEEAFTRFDAACRRIGQNKPQAAMLSETKV, encoded by the coding sequence GTGACGTCGTCGCTGCTTCCGACCTATGCCCGCTACAAGCTTGCGTTTGAACGTGGCGACGGAGCTTGGCTGACCTCAACAACCGGCGAGCGATTTCTCGATTTTGGCGGTGGCATCGCGGTGGCTTCGCTCGGCTACAGCCACCCCCATCTCATTGCGGCCCTGAATGAACAGGGCGCAAAACTCTGGCACACGTCCAATCTGTTCGAAATCCCGCAAGCCGAGCGCCTAGCCACGCGGCTCGTCGCGGTGAGCTTCGCGGATTACGTTTTCTTTACAAATTCGGGAGCCGAAGCGGTCGAGGGTGCCATCAAGACCGCACGCAAGTATCATGCGGTCAACGGACATCCGGAAAAATTCCATATCATCACATTTGCCGGCGCCTTCCACGGCCGGACGCTTGCGACCATTGCGGCTGCCGGCAATCCAAAATATTTGGAGGGTTTCGGCCCAAAGATGGAAGGTTTCGAGACGGTTCCCTTTGGTGATATCGCGGCCGTCAAGGCAGCTATTGGTCCGCAAACCGGCGCGATTCTGATCGAACCGATCCAGGGCGAGGGCGGAATCCGAATGGCGGAGCCGCCGTTCCTGCGTGCACTGCGCGATCTATGCGACCGGCACGGCCTGCTGTTGATGTTTGATGAAGTGCAAACAGGCGTGGGCCGCACTGGCAAGTTGTTTGCTTACGAACTTTGCGACGTCAAGCCTGACATCATGGCGATTGCCAAGGGACTCGGCGGCGGATTTCCGCTTGGCGCTTTTCTGTCCACGCGGGAAGCCGCCAAGGGCATGACAATTGGCACACATGGCACGACATTTGGCGGCAATCCGCTGGCGACGAGCATCGGAAATGCCGTCCTCGACATCGTGCTGGAGCCGGGCTTTATCGACCATGTCGCTGCGATGGGCTTGAAACTGAAGCAACGCCTCGCCGAGTTGAAGGATCGGCACAGCGCCGTGATTGCCGAGATTCGCGGCGTCGGGCTCATGCAAGGCATTGCGTTGCGGGTCCCGGTCAATGATTTCGCGGCGGCCGGGCGCGCTGAAGGGATTCTGGTCATCCCCGCTGCCGAAAATGTTGCGCGTCTTCTCCCGCCACTGATCATTGGCGAGACCGAGATCGAAGAGGCTTTCACCAGATTCGACGCGGCCTGTCGCCGAATCGGGCAGAACAAGCCCCAAGCCGCGATGCTCAGCGAGACCAAAGTATGA
- the argF gene encoding ornithine carbamoyltransferase, translating to MSALISQGSLARARHFLDLSEVPAGELRLILDVASRIKATRRKGQSPVDRPLAGKVLAMIFDKPSTRTRVSFDLAMRELGGETIMLTGQEMQLGRGETIADTARVLSRFVDAIVIRILDHSAMNELARYSDVPVINGLTKRSHPCQVMADILTFEEKKGPIKGRKIAWSGDANNVLASWVHAAQRFEFTLHVASPAGLDLQGEILDWARGSHAAVKLTHDPFEAVRDADAVISDCWVSMGDEDEAFRQKLLAPFQVNAKLLAAAGRDAIFMHCLPAHRGEEVTDEVIDGPQSVVFDEAENRLHAQKGILAWCLGAAKP from the coding sequence ATGAGCGCGCTCATAAGCCAAGGCTCTTTGGCGCGGGCACGGCATTTTCTCGACCTTTCGGAAGTGCCGGCGGGTGAGCTTCGCCTCATATTGGACGTCGCCTCTCGTATCAAGGCGACCCGGCGCAAGGGGCAAAGTCCTGTTGACCGGCCGTTGGCCGGGAAGGTCCTGGCAATGATCTTCGACAAACCCTCGACACGCACCAGGGTCTCGTTTGATCTTGCGATGCGCGAACTTGGTGGCGAAACCATCATGCTGACCGGTCAGGAAATGCAGCTCGGCAGGGGGGAGACCATTGCAGATACGGCACGGGTCCTGTCTCGCTTCGTCGATGCCATTGTGATTCGCATTCTCGACCATTCCGCCATGAACGAACTCGCCCGCTACTCGGACGTGCCGGTCATAAACGGCCTGACCAAACGTTCGCACCCCTGTCAGGTGATGGCGGATATTCTTACATTCGAAGAAAAGAAGGGTCCAATCAAAGGCCGCAAGATTGCCTGGAGCGGCGACGCTAATAATGTGCTCGCGAGCTGGGTCCATGCCGCGCAGCGGTTTGAGTTTACCCTGCATGTTGCCTCGCCGGCCGGGCTCGATCTACAAGGCGAAATCCTCGATTGGGCGCGCGGGTCGCACGCAGCCGTGAAACTCACGCATGACCCCTTCGAGGCGGTGCGGGATGCCGATGCGGTGATCTCCGATTGCTGGGTTTCTATGGGCGACGAGGACGAAGCTTTTCGGCAAAAGCTTCTGGCTCCCTTTCAGGTCAATGCCAAATTGCTGGCTGCGGCTGGCCGGGACGCAATCTTCATGCATTGCCTGCCGGCGCATCGCGGTGAAGAGGTCACCGACGAGGTGATCGACGGTCCGCAATCCGTTGTGTTCGACGAAGCTGAGAATCGGCTACACGCGCAGAAGGGAATCCTCGCTTGGTGCCTTGGAGCCGCCAAGCCATGA
- a CDS encoding Hsp33 family molecular chaperone has translation MIGRGPSDSIARLVSDEGRDDLVLPFAVESFDVRGRVVRLGASIDHILAKHDYPKPVARLLGEAVVLTVLLASSLKIEGRFQLQTRSDGAIEMLIVDFDTPGRLRALARFDAQKLDAAVRAGELIGKGHLALTIDQGNETSRYQGIVALQGQGLEEAAHQYFSQSEQIPTRVRLAVAESVTGSGTSWRAGGLLAQFLPRSAERRVRADLDPGDAPAGLRFAMPPEDDAWMEAKALATTVEDHELVDPGLSSERLLYRLFHQPGVKVFEPQSVQDGCRCSEDRIRAMLRGFTQGERRDMTGDDGMIGVTCEFCSTYRAFDPQDFDA, from the coding sequence ATGATTGGCCGAGGGCCTTCTGATTCGATTGCGCGTCTCGTTTCGGATGAAGGCCGCGACGATTTGGTGCTGCCTTTCGCGGTCGAATCGTTCGACGTGCGGGGCCGCGTGGTGCGCCTCGGCGCTTCAATCGACCATATCCTGGCCAAGCACGATTACCCCAAGCCGGTCGCACGGCTCCTTGGCGAAGCCGTTGTATTGACGGTGCTGCTGGCCTCCTCGCTCAAAATCGAAGGCCGGTTTCAGCTGCAAACCCGGAGTGACGGCGCGATCGAAATGCTGATCGTGGATTTCGACACGCCTGGCCGGTTGCGCGCCTTGGCGCGTTTCGATGCGCAAAAGCTCGATGCTGCGGTTAGAGCCGGCGAGCTGATCGGGAAAGGCCACCTCGCCTTGACTATAGATCAAGGCAATGAGACCTCGCGCTACCAAGGAATCGTCGCGCTGCAAGGGCAGGGGCTGGAGGAAGCAGCGCATCAATATTTCAGCCAATCCGAGCAAATTCCGACGCGTGTCCGTCTTGCCGTTGCCGAGAGCGTGACGGGGTCCGGCACGAGCTGGCGCGCTGGGGGCCTACTGGCGCAATTTCTACCGCGCTCGGCAGAAAGACGCGTGCGTGCCGATCTCGATCCTGGCGATGCGCCGGCTGGGCTTCGGTTTGCAATGCCCCCGGAAGACGATGCCTGGATGGAGGCCAAGGCGCTGGCCACGACGGTTGAGGATCATGAACTCGTCGATCCGGGCTTGTCGAGCGAGCGGTTGCTCTATCGATTGTTTCACCAACCCGGCGTCAAGGTGTTCGAGCCGCAAAGCGTACAGGATGGCTGCCGGTGCTCGGAGGACCGAATCCGGGCGATGCTGCGTGGCTTCACGCAGGGCGAGCGCCGCGACATGACCGGCGACGACGGGATGATCGGCGTGACCTGTGAATTTTGCTCGACGTATCGGGCGTTCGATCCGCAAGATTTTGACGCTTGA
- a CDS encoding porin family protein, translating to MWRPFLLVSASVAVLAGTALAADLPVAPPPPPPVFTWTGLYVGGYGGGEITHSSYNTVVGPPLAGPSHFTAADAAVVSVAGSQTQNKGGFTAGGQLGYNWQIGMVVLGFETDIGGVTGSTRRFSTGAVFGGVPFGMTQSVANGLFGTVRGRAGIALDRLLVYATGGLAYTSGKYLLDYSDGVSPAFGTASAGNKVGYVVGGGVEYALNNNWSVKGEFLYSQFSRVSATGQIINLAAPAFTNTLATSARVQNYTGRVGLNYRFNWFAPPPVVAKY from the coding sequence ATGTGGCGTCCATTCCTTTTGGTATCAGCCAGCGTCGCGGTGCTTGCCGGAACCGCCCTCGCCGCCGATCTTCCGGTCGCGCCGCCGCCACCCCCGCCGGTCTTTACTTGGACTGGCCTTTATGTCGGCGGATACGGTGGTGGCGAGATCACCCATTCGTCTTACAACACCGTCGTTGGGCCGCCACTTGCGGGGCCTTCGCACTTTACGGCTGCGGACGCAGCGGTGGTGAGCGTCGCGGGCAGCCAAACGCAAAACAAAGGCGGCTTCACCGCCGGCGGCCAGCTCGGATATAATTGGCAAATTGGAATGGTGGTGCTCGGCTTCGAAACCGATATCGGCGGCGTCACCGGCTCAACGCGACGCTTCAGCACCGGGGCCGTCTTTGGCGGCGTTCCCTTCGGAATGACCCAGAGCGTGGCGAATGGCCTGTTCGGAACCGTACGGGGGCGGGCCGGCATTGCCTTGGATCGCCTCCTCGTCTACGCGACAGGCGGTCTTGCCTATACAAGCGGAAAATATTTGCTCGACTATTCCGATGGCGTCTCGCCCGCATTCGGTACCGCGTCGGCCGGCAACAAGGTTGGCTATGTTGTCGGCGGCGGCGTCGAATATGCGCTCAACAATAATTGGAGCGTAAAAGGCGAGTTCCTCTACTCGCAGTTCTCCAGGGTTTCGGCGACCGGGCAGATCATCAATCTCGCCGCCCCCGCCTTTACCAACACGCTCGCAACTTCGGCGCGGGTGCAGAACTACACCGGTCGTGTCGGCCTGAACTACCGATTCAACTGGTTCGCTCCGCCTCCGGTGGTCGCGAAATATTGA